Below is a genomic region from Streptomyces ferrugineus.
CCAGGCGTTGGGCTCACCCCCGGCCACCCACCGCTCGTGCAGGAACTCGGTGATCTCCGGGAACTGATGCACCGGATACGCCTCGTCCCCCGGGAACTCCTCCTCCCCCCGCGCGCGGTCGCCCACGTTCACCAGCACCCGCAGCCGCCCGAGCTCCCGCTCCCACACCGACAGCGCGGCAAAACTCCCGGCCAGCGCCCGACACGCCCCGAGCGCCGCCGCCCGCCAGGACTCACGCGGGGTGTGCGCCGCCGCCATCCCCTGCGCCAGCGCCACCACGGCCGCGAGCCGCCTGTCCTCACCCATCACTCCAGGTTAGGGAGCTTTACCCCGATTTGGGACGTTGGTGTGGCGAATGGGAAGGTCATCGCCTCAGGGGCAGCCCCTCACCGTCAACCCGCACTGCCGTCACCCCTCACTCGCCCGGCCACTGCGGCTTGCGCTTCTCGTTGAACGCCGCCACGCCCTCCGCCCGGTCCCCGGAGAACGCCGTGGCCCGCCAGGCCGCGTCCTCGACCTCCAGCCCGGCCCGCAGATCCATCCCGTGCCCCAGGCGCAGCGCCCGCTTGGCGTTGCGCAACCCCACCGGCGAGTTCGCGGCGATCCGGGCCCCCATGGCCAGTGCCTCCTCCCGATCCCGCCCCTCGTCCACCAGCTCGTCCACCAGCCCCAGCTCCCGGGCCTCGGCGGCCTCGACCCGCCGCGCCGTGAAGATCAGCTCGGCCGCCCGGGCCGCCCCGACCCGCCGGGGCAGCAGCTGCGTACCCCCGCCGCCCGGGATCACCCCGACCGACACCTCCGGCAGCCCCACCACGGCCGTGCGGTCGGCCACGATCACATCGCACGACAGCGCCAGCTCGAAGCCGCCCCCGAGCGCGAACCCGTGCACGGCCGCGATCGTCGGCACCGGCAGCTCCAGCACCCCGGTGTAGGCCCCCCGCGCCACCGGCCGCTGCCGCACCAGATCCGCGTCGCTGAAGGAGTTGCGCTCCTTCAGATCCGCCCCGACGCAGAACGCCCGCTCGTGCGTCGAGGTCAGCACCACCACTCGTACGTCACGGTCCGCGCCCAGCGCCGCGCACGCCGCCGCGATCGAGCGGGCCATCTCCGTCGAGACCGCGTTCATGGCCTTGGGCCGGTCGAGGGCCAGCTCCGCGACATGCCCCTCCCCATGCCGCCGCACCAGCACGAACTCCCCGTACCGCTCCTCGCTCATGACACCTCCGGTTAACGCGGGTTAACAACACTCGCCCCGATCATCGCAGCAGCGCCCCGCCGGGGAAAGGCCCACCACGGCCGGTTCCCGGGTCCAGGCCCGACACCCCGTTCGAGTGACATCCCGCCCAACCCACGCCGCACCGCCCACCCCACCGCATAGCGTGCGCGACGCGACGGCGCATCGGGGGCGCGGGCGCGTGGGGAGGGGCGCGATGGGCACGACGGCGGACGAACCGATGGCACGCGAGATGACGCCGGAGGCGGAAGCAGCGGAGACGGAGGCGCCGGAGACGGCCGGGGCGTTCGGCCCGTGCGCCCCGGTCGCCGCCACCCGCCTCTTCGGTCCCCGCGGCCGCCATCGCCGACCCCGCCCCCGCAAGGTCCTCCTCGCGGCCGGAGGCCTGGCCCTGGCGGCCGGTGCCCTGAGCCTCGTACGCCCGACCCCGGACTCCGGCATCACCGGCAGCCTGGGGACAACGGAATCCGGCCCGCCCGCGGCCCCCGCCCTGGACACGGCCCCACAGCCGGACCGCACGGCGAACGCCGCCACCGCCCTGCCGACGACACCCCGGAAGCCGACCCCGACGGCGACATCCGCGATGGGCGGCCGGGGCGCGACCTCGGCACTGGACTCGATCGTCGTACCGACACCCCCGAACACCGCGACCACCCCGCGGCGGCCCACGGTCCAGCCGGCCACGCCGACACCTCAGCCCCCGGGAACAGCGACACCCCCGTCGCCCCCGCCCGCACAAGAGCCCTCAGATCGGCCACCGACGACCACGCCACCCGCACAACCGACTCAGCCCGACGACGACCCGGTCTGCGTCCCGGTCATCGGCTTGTGCGTGGACCCCCTGCAGAACTGACCGACGCCCCACGCTGCAACGCCCCAAAGGGGGCGCGGGGCTGTGTCGATTTGCGGCTCCGCCGCGTGGGCGCGACCAGCCACGTACAGCCCGCGGCCGACAAACAACCCCAACCCCAACGGCGCTCACTCGCCCCCGGTGGAAGCCCTCCGCGTCAGAAGCCACGGCTCCACCACGCCCAGCCCTCGCACCGGCCGCTGCCACATGGGCTGCAACGCGAACCGGTACACCGGCGCCTCCTCCCCCTCCTTCTCCGCCGCGGCGGCGGCCTCCGCCGCGTCCGCCTCGGACGCCGGCGCCTCGCCCGACCGGATGAGTTCCTCCGCGAACGCGCTGTCGACGAGGACGGCGTCGCGCGGGGCTATCGACGTCAGCCGGGAGGCGAGGTTCACGGTCGTACCGAAGACATCGCCCATACGAGTGGTGACCGTGCCGAAGGCGATGCCGACACGCAGCTCGGGCATGGTCTCGTCGCCCGCCATCGTCTCGATGAGCCGGAGCGCGATCTCCGCGGCGACACCCGCGTCGTCGGCCGCGTACAGCACCTCGTCGCCGAGGGTCTTGATCAGCCGTCCGCCGCGCGCGGCCACCAGGTCGGCCGCCGTGGTCTCGAAGGCCTCGACGAGCTCGCCGAGTTCCTCCTCCTCCATGCGGCGGGTCAGCCGGGTGAATCCCACGAGGTCGGCGAATCCGACCGCCAGCCGCCGGTCGACCATCTCCTCGTCGTCGGCGGCCTGCACGACCCGGCCGGTCGCGGCGGCCAGCTGGCGCCGCCAGACGTAGACGAGGAACTCCTCCAGCTCGGGCAACAGCAGCTCGACCAGGGGATACGTCACCTCGGTCCGCGTCATGCCCGGCTCCGGGGGCTCGGTCAGGCCCTCCAGGAAGGAGTCGATCTGCCATTCGGCGAGCCGGGCGGTGGTCTGCCCGGTGGAGCGGGCCACCTGTACGGCCATGGCCTCGCTGAGCAGCCCCGCCTCGACGAGACCGGCGAGGCGCCGGAGCGCCAGTACGTCGGCCTCGGTCAGCGCCTTGGCCTGCCCGATGTCGGCGAAGCCCATGGCCCGCCAGAACCGGGACGCCAGCTCCATGGAGACCCCGGCGCTGCGGGCGGCCTGAAACGGGGTGTAGCGCCGCTCGGCGCCGAGGATGAGCTGTTCCAGGCGCAGGGCGAGCGGATCCTCGCCCGGATCGGCGGCATGGGGGTCCCCCCGCTCGAGCGGGTTCGAGAGGGGGGGAGGGTCCACCCGGCCGTCCGCGCCCGTGCCGGAGCCCGTGTCGTCGACGGTCACGCCTGCTGCCCTTCCGATCTGCCGCGGTCAGTAATCGACCGGCCTTCACTTTACGGCAGGTGTGCGCCAGCTCACTCCGTAAGAGAAAGCCCTGCCCGGCCCGGATGCGGGCCTCATGCCAACCGCAGATGGACGATGTCCCCGGCCCCCACCGGCTCCTGCACGCCCTCCTCCGTCGCCAGCACCAGCCGTCCGTCCCCGTCGATGGCGACCGCCTCCCCGGTGATCGCCCGATCGCCCGGCAGTTCGGCGCGCACCATCTTCCCCAACGTCGCACACCCCGCCGCATACGTCTCCTGGAGGTCGCTGACCAGCGGATCTCCGGCCGCGGCCCGCCATCGCCCGTACCAGTCCTCCAGCGACCGCAGCACGCCGCGCAGCAGCGGATCGCGGTCCGTGCTGGCCGCCCCGGCCAGCGCCAGCGACCCGGCCTGGGGCACCGGCAGCTCGTCCTCGCGCAGCGTGACGTTGATGCCGACGCCGATGACGACCCCCGCGTCCCCGGCCCGCTCCGCGAGGATGCCGCCGGTCTTGCGTTCGTCGCCGCCGATGGTCACCAGCAGGTCGTTCGGCCACTTGAGTGCCGTGTCGACGCCCGCGGCCCGGGACAGGCCGGTCGCCACGGCGACGCCGGTGAGCAGCGGCAGCCAGCCCCAGCGCGGGACCGGCACCTCGGCCGGGTTCAGCAGTACGGAGAAGAACAGGCCCGAGCGGGCCGGTGCCGTCCAGTCGCGGTCCAGGCGCCCCTTGCCGGCCGTCTGTTCCTCGGCGACCAGGACCGTGCCCTCGCCCGCCTTGCCCGCGGTGGCCAGGTCCACGAGGTCGGTGTTGGTGGAGCCGGTGCGCTGCACCACCTCCACGGCACGCCACAGCCCGCCCTCCCGGACGAGCCCACGACGCAGCGCGGCGGCGTTGAGCGGCGGGCGGTCCAGATCGGACCAGCGGCTGTCGTCTGATGCATCTCGCGGCGTCATGCAAGCCACCCTAGGTGTGGTAAACGCCGCACTGCCGATTGGTAGGCACCCCACTACTCTACGGATGAGTAACCGTCCCCCCTTTTGAGCAGGCAGGGAGCCACATCCCGATGTCCGAGCCGGAAGAGCGTCACGAGATCCAAGGGTCCCCTGGGATCGACATCCACACCACCGCGGGCAAGCTCGCGGATCTCCAGCGCCGTATCGAGGAAGCGACGCACGCCGGCTCCGCACGCGCCGTCGAAAAGCAGCACGCCAAGGGCAAGTTGACGGCCCGTGAGCGGGTCGAGCTGCTGCTCGACGAGGGGTCCTTCGTCGAGCTCGACGAGTTCGCCCGGCACCGCTCCACCAACTTCGGGCTGGAGAAGAACCGCCCGTACGGAGACGGTGTCGTCACCGGGTACGGCACGGTCGACGGCCGTCCGGTGGCCGTGTTCTCGCAGGACTTCACCGTCTTCGGCGGTGCGCTGGGCGAGGTCTACGGGCAGAAGATCGTCAAGGTGATGGACTTCGCGCTGAAGACCGGCTGCCCGGTCATCGGCATCAACGACTCCGGCGGCGCCCGCATCCAGGAGGGCGTGGCCTCCCTCGGCGCGTACGGCGAGATCTTCCGCCGCAACACGCACGCCTCCGGCGTCATCCCGCAGATCAGCCTGGTCGTCGGGCCCTGCGCGGGCGGCGCGGTGTACTCCCCCGCCATCACCGACTTCACGGTCATGGTCGACCAGACCTCGCACATGTTCATCACCGGCCCGGACGTCATCAAGACGGTCACCGGCGAGGACGTCGGCTTCGAGGAGCTGGGCGGCGCCCGCACCCACAACTCGGCCTCGGGCGTGGCGCATCACATGGCCGGGGACGAGAAGGACGCCATCGAGTACGTCAAGCAGCTGCTGTCGTACCTGCCGTCCAACAACCTCTCCGAGCCGCCCGCGTTCCCGGAGGAGGCGGACCTGTCCGTCACCGACGAGGACCGCGAGCTGGACACGATCGTGCCGGACAGCGCGAACCAGCCGTACGACATGCACGCGGTGATCGAGCACGTCCTGGACGACGCCGAGTTCTTCGAGACGCAGCCGCTGTTCGCGCCGAACATCGTCACCGGGTTCGGCCGGGTCGAGGGCCGTCCGGTCGGCATCGTCGCCAACCAGCCGATGCAGTTCGCCGGCTGCCTCGACATCGACGCCAGTGAGAAGGCCGCGCGCTTCGTGCGCACCTGCGACGCCTTCAACGTCCCGGTCATCACCTTCGTCGACGTGCCGGGCTTCCTGCCGGGCGTCGACCAGGAGCACACCGGCATCATCCGGCGCGGCGCCAAGCTGATCTACGCCTACGCCGAGGCCACGGTCCCGCTCATCACGGTCATCACCCGCAAGGCCTTCGGCGGCGCCTACGACGTCATGGGCTCCAAGCACCTGGGCGCCGACCTCAACCTCGCCTGGCCGACCGCCCAGATCGCCGTCATGGGCGCCCAGGGCGCGGTCAACATCCTGCACCGGCGCACCATCGCGGAGGCGGAGGCGAGCGGTGAGGACGTCGAGGCGGTGCGCGCACGGCTGATCCAGGAGTACGAGGACGCCCTCCTCAACCCCTATGTGGCGGCCGAGCGCGGCTACATCGACGCGGTGATCATGCCGTCCGACACCCGTCTGCATGTCGTACGGGGTCTGCGTCAGCTGCGCACCAAGCGGGAATCCCTGCCTCCGAAGAAGCACGGCAACATCCCCCTCTAGACCCGCCGGACCCTGGGAGCCGACATGAACATCAAGGTCCTACGGGGCAACCCGACACCGGAGGAGCTGGCCGCCGCACTGGCGGTGGTCCGCGCCCGCGCCGCGGCGGCGAACGCCCTTCCGCCCGGCGCCCCCACCCCGCGCGACTCCTGGGCCGACCCGGCGCGGATCGCGGCACGCCGCCTGCCGCAGCCGGGGCCGTCGACGTGGGCGCGTACGTACTGGCCCGGTTGACCCGGCCGAGTCGTCTCAAAGGGCCGTCGACAGGACTTCGGCCATCACCTGGTACCCGGCGTCGTTCGGGTGCAGGTGATCGCCGAAGTCGTACGACGGGTGCAGCCGGTCGGGGTCCGCGGGGTCGGCCAGCGCCCGGTTCAGGTCGGCCACCGCGTCGTACTCCCCGGCGCACCGGATCCACTCGTTCAGTTCGGAGCTCGCCTTGGCCGCCCGCTCGCCCCAGTGGTCCGACCCTCCGAACGGCAGCAGGGTGCAGCCGATCACCCGCAACCCGGCCGCCCTGCCCTGGCGGATCAGCTCCCGGTGCCCGGCGATCAGCTCGCCCGGCTCCACCACCGGCGCCGGCTGGTAGGTCGGCTGCTCGTCGGTCTCGCTGAATCCGATGTCGTTCAGCCCGAGCAGGACGACCAGCGTGTCCGCTCCGGGCCGGTCGAGGACGTCCCGGCGCAGTCGGCGGACGCCGCCGTCGCCGTACCACGCCGAGTCGTTGAGCAGCAGGTTCCCGCCGATGCCCGCGTTGAGCACGGGCCGCCCCGTGCGCTCGGCGAGCGCGTCCGACCACCGCCGGTTCGCGCCCGCCGTCGACCCGAACCCGTCCGTGATCGAGTCGCCGAAGAGGGCGACGGCGTCCGCGCGCCCGGCGTCGACCTCGACCGCGGACAGGAAGTACCAGGACTCGGTCGCGGTGTCGAAGCCCTCGCCGACGGCGTCCGCCGTCAGGTCGCCCTCGCCCCGGTAGGAGGTCGTGAAGGCCTGGGCATGGAAGGTCGCGGGCCCGGTGGCGGCGTCGAAGTACAGCGTGACGGTGACCGACTCCCCGGCGGCGACGGCGAGTCGGACGTCATCGCTGACGACCTCCCCGCGCTCGGGTATCGCGATCCGCCCGGCGCCCCCGAAGGTGAGCCGGGCCGGCGAACCGGGCCGCACCCGGGCCCCGTCGGCCGTGCGTCCCACACTCGCGCCCGCGATCCGGACCGGTGAGGCGCCGTACGCGTTGGAGAGCCGCACCCGCACCCGACCGCCGCCCGCCGACAGCCGGACGGCCTGCCGCAGCGACTGGCGCCAGAAGCCCTCCCGGGACCAGTTGGGCGTGAAGCCCTCGCTGGGTCGCTGAGGTGACGCGGTCCAGGAAGTGGTGAACATGACGCATCCTCCAGACGAGAACACAAACGGAACCAGAGCCCCTTTTAACTAATGGAACCGTAGCACCGTTTGGGGAAAGTTGAGTATGCGTACTCAGGCGGCGAGCCGAACCCCCGGCCGACGATGGAAGGCATGCTGTGGTCCGACCCCGAGAACGAGCCCCCCAAGGAACTGCGCGACACGCAGGAGATGTTGCGGCGGCTGGGCGTTCTCATGGCGCTGGCCGTGGTGCTCGCGATGGTCGTGCTCGGGCTCCTCGGGCGGGGATGAGCCCGGCCGGACGCGCCGATACGCTGACCGCATGACTGATCAGCCCCGCCGCCGACTCGTCCTCGCCTCCGCCTCCCCCGCCCGGCTCGGGCTGCTGCGGCAGGCGGGCCTGGACCCCGAGGTCGTCGTGAGCGGCGTCGACGAGGACGCCGTCCACGCACCCACCCCCGCCGAGCTGGCCCTGGCCCTGGCCGAGGCGAAGGCCTCCGTCGTGGCGGCGAAGCCGGAGGTCAAGGGCTCGATCGTGATCGGCTGCGACTCGGTCCTCGACCTCGACGGCCAGGCTCTCGGCAAGCCGGCCGACGCCGAGGAGGCCACGGCCCGCTGGAAGTCGATGCGCGGGCGCGCGGGCACCCTGCAGACCGGCCACTGCGTCTACGACACGCTCAGCGGCCGGTACGCCTCCGCCACCGCCTCCACGATCGTCCGCTTCGGCGAGCCGACCGACGAGGAGATCGCCGCGTACGTCGCCTCCGGCGAACCCCTCTATGTCGCCGGGGCGTTCACCCTGGACGGCCGCTCGGCCCCGTTCATCGACGGGATCGACGGCGACCACGGCAATGTGATCGGCATCAGCCTGCCGCTGGTGCGCCGGCTGCTGCGCCAACTGGGCATCGGCATCACCCAGTTGTGGGCGCCGGCGGAGGACTGACCGGAGCGCCGCCGACCGGGGAGCCGTCGCCGTCGCCCTCGTCCGGAGCGGCGTCCACCGGCTCCGCGGGCGCGGCCGGGGCGTCGTAGGTCATCAGCAGCAGCACGATCAGGCCGAGCACGACGACCATGAACACGAACGCCGTCCAGCCCACCAGGCCCCAGACGAACGCGGCCAGCAGCCCGTGCACCACGGCCGCGCTGATCAGCAGGATGCGGCCGAGCCCGGCCGGGGCCCGGTTGCGCACGGCCACGAGCAGGGCGACCAGGCCGCACAGCGCGAAGTAGGCACCGAAGACCACGCCGCCGATCTTCGAGGACATCGACATCATGTCCGGGTCCAGGCCCGCCAGGGACATGTCCTGACGGTCGACGACGATCCCGAGGAACCAGTTCAGCGCCGCGACGCCGAACGCCTCGACCAAGAGCACGACCGCCACGACCCACGCCACCGGCCTGCGCACCACCGGCCCCCACCCACTTCCGAGTGCAACAAGAGTTACCCCAAGTACCTTCGAGACATCGCGAACGCTACTAACGGGTAAACCCCGGGACAAGGGTTCGGGGGATGGCAAAGATGCATTGGGCCATTCGTAGGGATTCCACAAAGAAACCGAGTGGCCCGCAGCACGTGATGACAGAGACCTTGACCACAGGGGAGAGCTAGGGTTTTCCGGGAGAGACCTGCGTACCGTGGCGCGACAAGGGATTTCGCAGGTTGGGCGAGCCTGGCATCACGCTCCGTGTGGGCAAGCTCACCACTGGGGACGGGTCGAAGTGTCGTGTCGGCAGTCCCTAAACTCGGCTTGTTTCAAGGAGGGAGCCTCAATCGTGCGCAAGGTGCTCATCGCCAACCGTGGCGAAATCGCTGTCCGCGTGGCCCGGGCCTGCCGGGACGCCGGGATCGCGAGCGTGGCCGTCTACGCGGATCCGGACCGCGACGCTCTGCATGTCCGCGCCGCGGATGAGGCGTTCGCCCTGGGCGGTGACACCCCGGCCACCAGCTATCTGGACATCGACAAGGTACTGAAGGCCGCACGCGAGTCAGGCGCGGACGCGATCCACCCCGGCTACGGCTTCCTGTCGGAGAACGCCGACTTCGCCCAGGCCGTCCTCGATGCCGGTCTGATCTGGATCGGCCCCCCGCCGCAGGCCATTCGCGACCTCGGCGACAAGGTCGCCGCCCGTCACATCGCCCAGCGCGCGGGCGCCCCGCTGGTCGCGGGCACCCCCGACCCGGTCTCCGGCGCCGACGAGGTCGTCGCCTTCGCCGAGCAGCACGGCCTGCCCATCGCCATCAAGGCCGCCTTCGGCGGTGGCGGACGCGGCCTGAAGGTCGCCCGCACCCTCGAAGAGGTCCCGGAGCTGTACGACTCCGCCGTCCGCGAGGCGGTGGCCGCGTTCGGCCGCGGCGAGTGCTTCGTCGAGCGCTACCTCGACAAGCCCCGCCACGTCGAGACCCAGTGCCTGGCCGACCAGCACGGCAATGTGGTCGTGGTCTCCACCCGTGACTGCTCCCTGCAGCGCCGCCACCAGAAACTGGTCGAGGAGGCCCCCGCGCCCTTCCTGTCCGAGGCGCAGATCGCCGAGCTGTACAGCGCCTCCAAGGCCATCCTCAAGGAGGCCGGCTACGTCGGCGCGGGCACCGTGGAGTTCCTGGTCGGCCTCGACGGCACGATCTCCTTCCTGGAGGTCAACACCCGGCTGCAGGTGGAGCACCCGGTCACCGAGGAGGTCACCGGCATCGACCTGGTCCGCGAGATGTTCCGCATCGCCGACGGCGAGGAACTCGGCTACGACGACCCGGCGTTGCGCGGCCATTCCTTCGAGTTCCGCATCAACGGCGAGGACCCCGGCCGCAACTTCCTCCCGGCCCCGGGCACGGTGACCACGTTCACCCCGCCCACCGGCCCCGGTGTCCGCCTGGACGCCGGCGTGGAGTCCGGATCGGTGATCGGCCCGGCCTGGGACTCGCTGCTGGCCAAGCTGATCGTCACCGGCGCCACCCGCGAGCAGGCGCTCCAGCGCGCCGCCCGTGCGCTGGCCGAGTTCCAGGTCGAGGGCATGGCCACCGCCATCCCCTTCCACCGCGCGGTCGTCGTGGACCCGGCGTTCGCGCCGGAACTGACCGGCTCCATCGACCCCTTCACGGTCCACACCCGTTGGATCGAGACGGAGTTCGTCAACGACATCAAGCCCTTCGCCGCCCCGGCCGACACCGAGGCGGACGAGGACAGCGGCCGCGAGACGGTCGTGGTCGAGGTCGGCGGCAAGCGCCTGGAGGTCTCCCTCCCGGCCTCCCTCGGCATGACGCTTGCCCGCACCGGCCTGGCCGCCGGTGCCAAGCCCAAGCGCCGCGCGGCCAAGAAGTCCGGCCCCGCGGCCTCCGGCGACACCCTCGCCTCCCCCATGCAGGGCACCATCGTCAAGGTCGCCGTCGAGGAAGGCCAGGAGGTCAAGGAAGGCGACCTGATCGTCGTCCTCGAGGCCATGAAGATGGAACAGCCGCTGAACGCCCACAAGTCCGGCACCATCAAGGGCCTGTCCGCCGAGATCGGCGCCTCCCTCACCTCCGGCGCGGCCATCTGCGAGATCAAGGACTGAGCCGTACGACGTCCTGAGGCGCCCGGCGGACTGAGCGATCAGCCCACCGGGCGTTTCCTTTGGCATGCTGAACCCACGGAACAAGTGAAGGAAGGGCAGGTGAGCCCCATGGCCCGGCCGCCGGCAGGCATGCGCGCGGATGCCCGCCGCAACCACGAGCGGCTGCTCACCGAGGCCCGCTCCGCCTTCGCCGAGCACGGCACGGACGCGTCCCTGGAGGACGTGGCCCGTCGGGCGGGCGTGGGCATCGGCACCCTCTACCGTCACTTCCCCAACCGCGACGCCCTGTTGAGCGCCGTCTTCGAGGACGCGGTCGGCGACCTGCTGACCCGCTCCCGTGAACTCCTCAACGCCCCGGAACCGTGCGCGGCCCTCGTGACCTGGCTACGCGAGATGGTCACCCACGCCGGCGAGTACCGGGGCCTGGCCCACGCCCTGATGTCCGCCACCGACAACAACTCCTCGGCGCTGGCGCGGTGCAGCGGCCCGATCCGCGAGGCGGGCGGCGCGCTGCTGGAACGGGCGCAGAAGGCGGGCTCGGTCCGCCCGGACGTGGCAATCGGCGACCTCCTCCAACTGACGCATGCCATTGCACTGGCGGCGGAGGAGACACCGGGGGATCCGGGGTTGGCGGACAGGCTGCTGCACTTGACACTCCGAGGGCTGCGGGCAACCCAGGGGCGCGGGGAACTGCGCGAGCAACCCCACACACACCTGCACCCGCCCGATAACCCAGACCCCTACGGCGAATAGGCGAACCGCGCCGAACCTACCGTCGCCGCAGATCCGCAACCCGGGCCCGCTCCCGCTCGGCCCCTTGCTCACCGAGCACCGACGCGGCGGCCGGCCGCAACCCCGCCCCACCCCCCGGCGTCTGCCCGCGCCGCGGCCCGGGCAGAGCCCGCTGACGTCGGGCCGGGACCTCGTCACCCCCCGACGCCCCGGTCGCCCCCGTCGCTCCGGCCACGGCGATCTGCACCCCCTGATCGGCAAGGGCCTGCAACTCGGTGTGGGCGCGGTCGTCGTGGGCGGGCGGTTCATCGGTGACCAGCCGTGTGATGACGTCCGTGGGCACCGTCTGGAACATGGTGTCCGTGCCGAGCTTCGTGTGGTCGGCGAGGACGACGACCTCCGAGGCCGCCTGCACCAGCGCCCGGTCGACGGACGCGGAGAGCATGTTGGACGTGGACAGGCCGCGCTCGGCGGTGAGCCCGCTACCGGACAGGAAGGCCCGGGACACCCGCAGTCCCTGCAGGGACTGCTCGGCGCCGCTGCCCACCAGGGCGTAGTTCGACCCGCGGAGCGTCCCGCCGGTCATCACGACCTCGACCCGGTTGGCATGGGCCAACGCCTGTGCGACCAGGAGGGAGTTGGTGACGACGGTCAGCCCGGGCACCCGGGCGAGCCGGCGGGCCAGCTCCTGCGTGGTGGTTCCCGCCCCGACGACGATCGCCTCGCCCTCCTCCACGAAGTTCGCGGCGAGGTCGGCGATGGCCGTCTTCTCGGCGGTCGCGAGATGTGATTTCTGCGGAAAGCCGGACTCCCGCGTGAACCCGCCCGGCAATACCGCACCGCCATGCCGGCGGTCGAGGAGTCCTTCTGCCTCCAGTGCGCGCACGTCCCGCCGTACGGTCACTTCGGAGGTCTGGACGACGCGGGCGAGCTCACGGAGCGATACGGCCCCGTTCGCTCGCACCATTTCGAGGATCAATTGACGACGTTCTGCAGCGAACACGAAACTGACAGTAACCCCAACGACCGTCTGGTTTCAGCAGTTTGCGCCGAATAACAGAAGTTGTTCGCACGCCAGGGCAAGAAGTGGTATAGAGCCTAGGCCCGCCGCCTATGCCGCACGCATGCTCGACAACTCCCCGTGACCAGCGAGGAGTCGTATCCGGCCGTCAGAGTTCGCCGCCGGACTTCCGGGTGTGCAGCTGCCGTGCCACCTCGGCGATCGAGCCCGAAAGGGAGGGGTACACGGTGAAGGCGTTCGCGATCTGTTCGACCGTCAGATTGTTGTCGACCGCGATCGAGATCGGGTGGATCAGTTCCGAGGCGCGCGGCGAGACGACCACGCCGCCGACCACGATGCCCGTACCCGGCCGACAGAAGATCTTGACGAAGCCGTCCCGGATGCCCTGCATCTTCGCGCGCGGGTTGCGCAGCAGCGGCAGCTTGACGACCCGGGCGTCGATCTTGCCCCCGTCCACGTCCGCCTGGGTGTAGCCGACGGTGGCGATCTCGGGGTCGGTGAACACATTCGACGAAACGGTCTTCAGGTTCAGCGGGGCCACCGCGTCGCCCAGGAAGTGGTACATGGCGATACGTCCCTGCATGGCGGCCACGGACGCGAGCGCGAAGACGCCGGTCACGTCACCGGCGGCGTACACGCCCGGCGCGGTCGTCCT
It encodes:
- a CDS encoding DeoR/GlpR family DNA-binding transcription regulator is translated as MVRANGAVSLRELARVVQTSEVTVRRDVRALEAEGLLDRRHGGAVLPGGFTRESGFPQKSHLATAEKTAIADLAANFVEEGEAIVVGAGTTTQELARRLARVPGLTVVTNSLLVAQALAHANRVEVVMTGGTLRGSNYALVGSGAEQSLQGLRVSRAFLSGSGLTAERGLSTSNMLSASVDRALVQAASEVVVLADHTKLGTDTMFQTVPTDVITRLVTDEPPAHDDRAHTELQALADQGVQIAVAGATGATGASGGDEVPARRQRALPGPRRGQTPGGGAGLRPAAASVLGEQGAERERARVADLRRR
- a CDS encoding acetyl/propionyl/methylcrotonyl-CoA carboxylase subunit alpha; amino-acid sequence: MRKVLIANRGEIAVRVARACRDAGIASVAVYADPDRDALHVRAADEAFALGGDTPATSYLDIDKVLKAARESGADAIHPGYGFLSENADFAQAVLDAGLIWIGPPPQAIRDLGDKVAARHIAQRAGAPLVAGTPDPVSGADEVVAFAEQHGLPIAIKAAFGGGGRGLKVARTLEEVPELYDSAVREAVAAFGRGECFVERYLDKPRHVETQCLADQHGNVVVVSTRDCSLQRRHQKLVEEAPAPFLSEAQIAELYSASKAILKEAGYVGAGTVEFLVGLDGTISFLEVNTRLQVEHPVTEEVTGIDLVREMFRIADGEELGYDDPALRGHSFEFRINGEDPGRNFLPAPGTVTTFTPPTGPGVRLDAGVESGSVIGPAWDSLLAKLIVTGATREQALQRAARALAEFQVEGMATAIPFHRAVVVDPAFAPELTGSIDPFTVHTRWIETEFVNDIKPFAAPADTEADEDSGRETVVVEVGGKRLEVSLPASLGMTLARTGLAAGAKPKRRAAKKSGPAASGDTLASPMQGTIVKVAVEEGQEVKEGDLIVVLEAMKMEQPLNAHKSGTIKGLSAEIGASLTSGAAICEIKD
- a CDS encoding TetR/AcrR family transcriptional regulator — encoded protein: MRADARRNHERLLTEARSAFAEHGTDASLEDVARRAGVGIGTLYRHFPNRDALLSAVFEDAVGDLLTRSRELLNAPEPCAALVTWLREMVTHAGEYRGLAHALMSATDNNSSALARCSGPIREAGGALLERAQKAGSVRPDVAIGDLLQLTHAIALAAEETPGDPGLADRLLHLTLRGLRATQGRGELREQPHTHLHPPDNPDPYGE